A DNA window from Brassica napus cultivar Da-Ae chromosome C1, Da-Ae, whole genome shotgun sequence contains the following coding sequences:
- the LOC106373194 gene encoding myosin-4 has product MTIPPSPRMKTTPDETMESLSQHDDACERLKDYKSPSLPSRRASQMPSNRQSLPTSLRDTICPERDTKEKDWSEKTRTEEQISEPEWVNNVEFFITKKLGVWCRGPNGEWHLGKIQSASGDAACVVLSTTEVVEVSMKEILPANPDVLEGVDDLIQLSYLNEPSVLYNLRVRYSQDLIYSKAGPVLIAVNPCKNVQIYGNDIRSAYQKKGLVAPHVYAVADAAFDEMMREEKNQSIIISGESGAGKTETAKYAMQYLEALGGGNFGVDNEILKTNCILEAFGNAKTSRNDNSSRFGKLMEIHFSAKGKICGAKLETFLLEKSRVVQLSNGERSYHIFYELCAGASPILKERLNLKAASEYNYLNQSNCLTIDRIDDVQKFHKLMEAFNIVQIPQEYQERAFALLAAVLWLGNVSFEVIDNENHVDVVADEAVTNVAMLMGCDSKELMVVLSTCKLQAGRDCIAKRLTLPQATDMRDSLAKIIYASLFNWLVEQINTSLEVGKLRTGRSISILDIYGFESFKNNSFEQFCINYANERLQQHFNRHLFKLEQEEYEGDGIDWTKVEFKDNQECLDLIEKKPIGLVSLLDEESNFPKATDTTFANKLKHHLKANSCFRGERRGHGFRVSHYAGEVLYDTNGFLEKNRDPLHVDLIQLLSSCKCQLLNLFSSKMRDKSLKPASLSESMNQSVITKFKSQLFKLMNKLEETTPHFIRCIKPNSNQLPGIYEENHVLQQLRCCGVLEIVRISRSGYHTRMTHQDLAARYGFLLDTKLSQDPLSTSDSIMKQFNLPPEMYQVGYRKIYLRTGQIGLLEERREYVLQGVIGLQKHLRGYKSREYFHNRKKSALILQSYIRGENARRNYIVMQTPATVSSEVTKELDAVIHLQSVVRRWFVRKQLKNSVELKKQSHNEKKKTRRKSRRKVSEVKDLPLEKFQVQPWDLADLQNRVQKVETAIMQKEDENTALKEELQRFEERWIKHETRMKSMEETWQKHISSMQMSLEAACNIMTPDKTASHGNDSEDTISPGTPTKELKGGSLDDVKDIYVEVDQRRVVFDEDVKRHVEIDELEQVSIAIEKQHAEEELSRLKSRFEKWKKDYKARLRGTKARLRLNGHRNWCGKKSF; this is encoded by the exons ATGACTATACCGCCGTCTCCTAGGATGAAAACTACACCTGATGAGACGATGGAATCTCTTAGCCAACATGATGATGCGTGCGAGAGGTTGAAGGATTATAAGTCTCCGTCCCTTCCCTCTCGACGCGCTTCACAAATGCCCTCGAATCGTCAATCGCTTCCGACGAGCCTCCGTGATACGATTTGTCCGGAGAGAGATACCAAAGAGAAGGATTGGAGCGAGAAAACGAGGACAGAGGAGCAGATCTCGGAGCCTGAATGGGTCAATAACGTCGAGTTTTTCATCACCAAG AAACTTGGTGTTTGGTGTCGAGGTCCTAATGGGGAGTGGCACTTGGGGAAGATACAATCTGCTTCTGGTGATGCGGCTTGTGTTGTCTTGTCCACCACGGAA GTTGTGGAAGTATcaatgaaagagattctccctgCAAACCCAGATGTTTTGGAGGGAGTTGATGACCTTATACAGCTTAGTTACTTGAATGAACCATCTGTTCTTTACAACCTCAGAGTCAGATACTCACAAGACTTGATTTAC AGTAAAGCAGGACCAGTTTTGATTGCAGTGAATCCGTGTAAGAATGTTCAGATTTATGGTAACGACATTCGATCAGCCTATCAAAAGAAGGGTTTGGTTGCTCCTCATGTTTATGCAGTGGCTGATGCAGCTTTTGATGAGATGATGAGAG AGGAGAAGAACCAATCTATTATCATAAG TGGAGAAAGTGGAGCTGGGAAAACTGAGACAGCAAAATATGCAATGCAGTACTTGGAAGCTCTTGGTGGAGGTAACTTTGGGGTGGATAATGAAATCCTAAAGACTAACTGTATACTTGAAGCTTTTGGGAATgctaaaacatcaagaaatgaTAACTCTAGCAGATTT GGAAAACTGATGGAGATTCATTTTAGTGCAAAGGGAAAGATATGCGGTGCCAAACTTGAAACTT TTCTGCTAGAAAAG TCAAGAGTAGTGCAGCTGTCCAATGGCGAGAGATCCTACCATATCTTTTATGAATTGTGTGCAGGTGCTTCACCAATTCTTAAAG AGAGATTGAACCTTAAAGCAGCAAGTGAATACAACTATTTGAACCAGAGCAACTGCTTAACCATTGATCGCATCGATGATGTTCAGAAATTTCACAAATTGATG GAAGCTTTCAACATTGTTCAGATTCCTCAAGAATATCAAGAACGCGCATTTGCACTGCTTGCAGCTGTATTGTGGTTAGGGAATGTATCTTTTGAAGTCATTGACAATGAAAACCATGTGGACGTGGTAGCAGATGAAG CTGTCACTAACGTAGCTATGTTAATGGGATGCGACTCAAAAGAGCTTATGGTGGTTTTGTCTACATGCAAGCTCCAAGCTGGTAGAGATTGCATTGCTAAAAGACTGACACTGCCACAGGCGACTGATATGAGGGATTCACTAGCGAAAATCATTTATGCAAGCCTTTTCAACTGGCTTGTTGAGCAAATAAACACTTCACTTGAAGTTGGTAAATTAAGGACAGGAAGATCTATTAGTATCCTTGACATATATGGTTTTGAGTCATTCAAG AATAATAGCTTTGAACAATtttgcataaactatgcaaatgAAAGACTGCAACAACATTTCAACCGACATTTATTCAAACTTGAACAAGAG GAATATGAAGGGGATGGAATTGATTGGACTAAGGTCGAATTCAAAGACAATCAAGAGTGTCTAGATCTTATTGAGAAG AAACCCATTGGTTTGGTATCACTACTAGATGAGGAATCAAATTTTCCAAAGGCAACTGATACGACGTTTGCCAACAAGCTGAAGCATCATTTGAAGGCTAACTCTTGTTTCAGGGGAGAAAGAAGAGGTCATGGCTTCAGAGTTAGTCATTATGCCGGAGAG GTTCTCTATGATACAAATGGCTTCCTGGAAAAGAACAGAGATCCACTGCATGTTGATCTTATCCAACTTTTGTCATCATGTAAATGTCAATTACTGAACCTGTTTTCTTCTAAGATGCGTGACAAGTCTCTAAAGCCAGCGTCCTTGTCGGAATCCATGAATCAAAGTGTTATTACAAAGTTTAAG AGCCAACTATTCAAGCTGATGAACAAGTTAGAAGAGACCACTCCTCACTTTATTCGATGCATAAAGCCAAACTCAAATCAGCTTCCTGGAATTTACGAAGAGAATCATGTTCTACAACAGCTTAGATGTTGTGGCGTTTTGGAGATTGTTAGAATATCAAGATCAGGATATCATACTAGGATGACACATCAGGATCTTGCAGCAAG ATATGGATTCTTACTGGACACAAAACTCTCCCAGGATCCACTTAGCACATCAGATTCTATTATGAAACAGTTCAATCTTCCTCCTGAAATGTATCAAGTTGGATATAGAAAAATATACCTTCGAACCGGGCAA ATTGGCCTACTTGAGGAAAGAAGAGAATATGTTCTGCAGGGTGTAATTGGATTACAGAAGCATCTTCGTGGTTACAAGTCTCGTGAATACTTCCACAATAGGAAGAAATCAGCATTGATACTTCAATCTT ATATCCGCGGTGAAAATGCCAGGAGAAACTATATTGTGATGCAAACACCGGCCACAGTTTCCTCAGAAGTAACTAAAGAGCTTGATGCAGTCATTCACTTGCAATCTG TGGTACGGAGATGGTTCGTTCGTAAGCAGTTAAAAAACAGTGTGGAACTGAAGAAACAATCACacaatgagaagaaaaaaacgagAAGAAAGTCAAGGAGGAAGGTTTCAGAAGTCaag GATCTTCCTTTAGAGAAGTTTCAAGTCCAACCTTGGGATCTAGCTGATCTCCAGAACCGGGTTCAGAAAGTCGAAACAGCTATAATGCAGAAGGAAGATGAAAACACTGCATTGAAGGAGGAGTTGCAGCGGTTTGAGGAAAGATGGATAAAGCACGAAACAAGAATGAAGTCAATGGAGGAAACATGGCAAAAACATATCTCTTCAATGCAG ATGAGTCTGGAAGCTGCATGTAATATTATGACTCCAGACAAGACTGCGAGTCACGGTAATGACTCAGAGGACACAATCTCCCCTGGAACTCCAACAAAAGAGCTCAAGGGTGGTAGCTTGGATGATGTTAAGGATATTTATGTAGAAGTTGATCAACGTAGAGTTGTATTCGATGAAGATGTGAAGCGTCATGTGGAAATAGACGAACTGGAACAAGTGTCGATTGCAATCGAGAAGCAGCATGCAGAAGAAGAACTCAGTAGACTGAAGTCAAGATTTGAGAAGTGGAAGAAAGATTACAAAGCGAGACTACGAGGGACAAAGGCAAGGCTCCGGTTAAATGGACACAGGAACTGGTGCGGCAAGAAAAGCTTTTGA
- the LOC106376095 gene encoding NAC domain-containing protein 72 isoform X2: protein MGVREKDPLAQLSLPPGFRFYPTDEELLVQYLCRKVAGYHFSLQIIGDIDLYKFDPWDLPSKQTLITLWCFVMCSRAGKALFGEKEWYFFSPRDRKYPNGSRPNRVAGSGYWKATGTDKIIMSEGHRVGIKKALVFYAGKAPKGTKTNWIMHEYRLIEHSRSHGSSKLDDWVLCRIYKKSSGSQRQAVASPVQACLKDHSTNMSSSPSSSSQLDDVLDSFPEMKDRSFDLPRMNSLRTILNGSFEWASLAGLNPMPELAPMTNGLSNYGGYHAFQSAESGCRSSQVDQEQNSTELTQNFGYSSSGFGHSGQMYEFRQ from the exons ATGGGCGTTAGAGAGAAGGATCCGTTAGCCCAGTTGAGCTTACCTCCGGGTTTTCGTTTTTACCCGACAGATGAAGAGCTTCTTGTTCAGTATCTCTGTCGGAAAGTTGCAGGCTATCATTTCTCTCTCCAGATCATCGGAGATATCGATCTCTACAAGTTCGATCCTTGGGATTTGCCAAGTAAGCAAACA TTGATTACTTTATGGTGTTTTGTGATGTGTTCGCGCGCAGGTAAGGCCTTGTTCGGGGAGAAGGAATGGTACTTCTTTAGCCCAAGAGACCggaaatatccgaacgggtcaAGACCCAATAGAGTAGCCGGGTCAGGTTATTGGAAGGCGACGGGTACGGACAAGATCATCATGTCGGAAGGTCACCGAGTCGGGATAAAAAAAGCTCTGGTTTTCTACGCCGGGAAAGCTCCAAAAGGCACGAAAACAAACTGGATTATGCACGAGTATCGACTCATCGAGCATTCTCGTAGCCATGGCAGCTCCAAG TTGGACGATTGGGTCTTATGTCGAATCTACAAGAAATCGTCAGGATCTCAGAGACAAGCTGTTGCTTCTCCGGTACAAGCTTGCCTTAAAGACCACAGCACGAACATGTCGTCGTCGCCGTCTTCTTCGTCTCAGCTCGACGACGTTCTTGATTCGTTCCCGGAGATGAAAGATCGGTCTTTTGATCTTCCTCGGATGAATTCTCTCAGGACAATTCTCAACGGGAGTTTCGAATGGGCTAGCTTAGCAGGTCTTAATCCCATGCCTGAGCTAGCTCCGATGACCAACGGTTTATCGAATTACGGAGGTTACCACGCGTTCCAGTCGGCGGAGAGCGGGTGTAGAAGTTCGCAAGTCGATCAGGAGCAGAACTCGACCGAGTTGACTCAGAATTTCGGGTACAGCTCGAGCGGGTTCGGACATTCGGGTCAAATGTACGAGTTTAGGCAATGA
- the BNAC01G19540D gene encoding uncharacterized protein BNAC01G19540D, with translation MTKSRNKKKRGDDAVSSMDVSETKSVSESAPQAMDTSETGDAKLAARTRNLTSAKKGKPMKRTKNARKVKAVAKAIAKNDKYEEKASKNVSKKQRTLSAKKLYE, from the exons ATGACGAAGAGcaggaacaagaagaagagaggcGACGACGCCGTTTCCTCCATGGATGTGTCTGAAACTAAGAGCGTCTCTGAATCTGCTCCCCAAG CCATGGACACTTCGGAGACCGGAGACGCCAAACTCGCTGCTCGTACTCGTAACCT GACAAGCGCGAAGAAAGGAAAACCGATGAAGAGAACGAAGAATGCAAGGAAGGTGAAAGCTGTGGCTAAAGCTATAGCAAAGAACGACAAGTATGAAGAGAAAGCTTCCAAGAACGTTTCCAAAAAACAGAGAACTCTTTCCGCCAAGAAATTGTATGAATGA
- the LOC106376095 gene encoding NAC domain-containing protein 72 isoform X1, protein MGVREKDPLAQLSLPPGFRFYPTDEELLVQYLCRKVAGYHFSLQIIGDIDLYKFDPWDLPSKALFGEKEWYFFSPRDRKYPNGSRPNRVAGSGYWKATGTDKIIMSEGHRVGIKKALVFYAGKAPKGTKTNWIMHEYRLIEHSRSHGSSKLDDWVLCRIYKKSSGSQRQAVASPVQACLKDHSTNMSSSPSSSSQLDDVLDSFPEMKDRSFDLPRMNSLRTILNGSFEWASLAGLNPMPELAPMTNGLSNYGGYHAFQSAESGCRSSQVDQEQNSTELTQNFGYSSSGFGHSGQMYEFRQ, encoded by the exons ATGGGCGTTAGAGAGAAGGATCCGTTAGCCCAGTTGAGCTTACCTCCGGGTTTTCGTTTTTACCCGACAGATGAAGAGCTTCTTGTTCAGTATCTCTGTCGGAAAGTTGCAGGCTATCATTTCTCTCTCCAGATCATCGGAGATATCGATCTCTACAAGTTCGATCCTTGGGATTTGCCAA GTAAGGCCTTGTTCGGGGAGAAGGAATGGTACTTCTTTAGCCCAAGAGACCggaaatatccgaacgggtcaAGACCCAATAGAGTAGCCGGGTCAGGTTATTGGAAGGCGACGGGTACGGACAAGATCATCATGTCGGAAGGTCACCGAGTCGGGATAAAAAAAGCTCTGGTTTTCTACGCCGGGAAAGCTCCAAAAGGCACGAAAACAAACTGGATTATGCACGAGTATCGACTCATCGAGCATTCTCGTAGCCATGGCAGCTCCAAG TTGGACGATTGGGTCTTATGTCGAATCTACAAGAAATCGTCAGGATCTCAGAGACAAGCTGTTGCTTCTCCGGTACAAGCTTGCCTTAAAGACCACAGCACGAACATGTCGTCGTCGCCGTCTTCTTCGTCTCAGCTCGACGACGTTCTTGATTCGTTCCCGGAGATGAAAGATCGGTCTTTTGATCTTCCTCGGATGAATTCTCTCAGGACAATTCTCAACGGGAGTTTCGAATGGGCTAGCTTAGCAGGTCTTAATCCCATGCCTGAGCTAGCTCCGATGACCAACGGTTTATCGAATTACGGAGGTTACCACGCGTTCCAGTCGGCGGAGAGCGGGTGTAGAAGTTCGCAAGTCGATCAGGAGCAGAACTCGACCGAGTTGACTCAGAATTTCGGGTACAGCTCGAGCGGGTTCGGACATTCGGGTCAAATGTACGAGTTTAGGCAATGA